In one Drosophila pseudoobscura strain MV-25-SWS-2005 chromosome X, UCI_Dpse_MV25, whole genome shotgun sequence genomic region, the following are encoded:
- the teq gene encoding uncharacterized protein teq isoform X2, which yields MSPWAELRCPQIASTFNSSELHVSDILCPTGANGLFVHPFDQTKFLNCKDGKVAVQGCQSGNVFSISKGYCHLKSQLILNDYVTYTISEISYEFSLILTACPNGLEGLHLYPYDAGKYVRCFASGQMSILECGPQNAFSLSQRDCRPRRQVRSGDRVRFWEEIEVQTTTTVSYLDSHGPTVLSSLRSCPLNLQGNYPYPFHAGHFVKCQNGLLQVECCPSGFVFSLSKRACAARHLLSAHEYLDYSYLSVEFSTEFMHDFTAVACPPQSRGYYLHPFDCTKYLKCLDQQTAIESCQQGLVFSISLQRCVSKDQLAANYDSVEYLWEAQHEPSEDGAGRQSYGKNLNVNGYASCPPGAFGLQVHPFDCTKFLNCANGQTFVESCGPGTAWSTASSTCDFAFKVDCSGRSASTVLNPSAHTKTSKTTAHLSGPEHIYEPTQPSSDPFTAVETNPSDLLCPAGVDGLFVHPFDQTKFLNCKAGKVAVQSCQPGYVFSISRGYCQLKSQLVYSDYVTYITSEISYEYSMILSACPGGTDGLHLYPYDAGKYVRCSASKMTILACEQQMAFSLSQKACRPRSQLNSEDRVKFLEELQVQTTYSYQDSQTLQSPLRSCPRNLQGNYPYPFHAGHFVKCQNGLLQVEGCPSGFVFSLSQRVCAARHLLSAHDFLDYVYLSGQFLTDFMQDLTMITCPPRSQGYYLHPFDCTKYVICWDQQTAIESCKQGEVFSISQQICVARDKVTASYDRVEYLGETQHELSEEAESEQPLPGRGFPHDGGYQPQHSGLPLDGRYQPQRYVPVFGGGNQPSLGSIIPQAAGYPPQAQPTGPAFDGGYQQSQGRGFPQEGGYQPAPAALMCPPRVTGLFPNPFDAMGYLHCMEGHTLTRRCSTTDVFSISRGFCVPHQQVASGDRIPYNQQRSVEEDAFVRCPTGASGNFVYPFDCAKFLSCGPNGMILTSCPADQYFSVRRGLCQPKEQVMREDRLYTNSELLIIYEWTQQMKAEGVKTVCPVGVSGSLPHPRISSKFIRCQPGLAEIYDCPSGQIFSISRRLCGPDAEMPSHDRCDYIVGGEGEASYGWRDQLNDNRQSKSYETAGQDQWGNRYVARTTTTVVGDGDRWRDMNMQRPPGIGFQHSPQYHANPSQGWSGQGSSYDHRSPTQSVLYVEGSLQLNRNYPTSKTPLAPMVPSAPLAPTTPGQVFYAERVEKEANPRGQAPGSIDTTGYNFSPSVEHGSPTNRWQPIPPKQTPSMPPLAPLGGQQTLELDYKPDNPPTYNQYQPSGRESHFRAHLAEQRPFEREHPSGTPLAGQQPIDLGYSPESFPNQQKPQDPQTYPRLPSQGLLPPNHDSDQLPSESHQIGTRFNPIASLQPHLPSPNERPSYRGAPSDESNLYGGLLPPNPSPPIPTQLPTTKTPSKLHTYPIYPHIGNASVPQSASHPHYSPSYAGISHSRNASWAKGSVITSTTTARTDDSDDLLVAEDNFEYEEIDLPTEATTSERSGLAPPPFNHQFYSPPKSLSSQASTPADPVSQLAISEALKLMLRPYFNHSGNAQERQAKQAESAIVSVISKPLTSTSPTTTTSTTTITSIPERIATTTPNPDDDAELIKAGEQESLDLTDDYSVFPDAGETARTEQTIDPTTYQSPTDFHRSTRRAEIETTTINWHASGHSRDFHRRHPNLLDPLSLQKHNHPPPNSHHHNPHRHHEHSPDFHRRHPEMPNPFPKKETLPEWELPEHQQPEKETDWKLMTNPNAESVTSRIDVRSFFNETCEFDCQNGICVPQDSVCDGFNHCGNRLDESNCNHLGYEVRLTGGEMPHMGRISVKINGQWGYVCDDKFGLRDADVVCRELGYKLGAQEVRGSSFYAPADQNFNYAMDEVECQGNETMLKDCHFKGWGVHNCGVDEVAGVACKVPMMKCPNNYWLCQTSKECIPPAFVCDHTADCADKSDESPTVCQAPVEFRLEGGRSSNEGRLEVKYHGVWGSVCDDDFNLKSAQVACNSLGYYGPAKLENNIFGHGNGPIWLDQVMCFGNESSIDKCSHWNWGDHNCNHTEDVALHCSAGPPPRSASRLKALKQGESGKSAALSYSDIGLWERSSRAMRSPRRCGIFKDDLSDEYAHSGERVVKGKTARRGRHPWQATIRTRGRGGISSHWCGAVVISKRHLLTAAHCLYGNAKDAYFVRVGDHYANIAESSEVDTFIEKWYTHEKFRDGTHMNNDIAVVVLKRPLKFSDYVQPICLPDKNVVFQGNRNCTISGWGSIKSGVSTPSQVLRSAELPILPDETCKQSKVYGSAMSEGMFCAGSMDESVDACEGDSGGPLVCSDDDGETLYGLISWGQHCGYINRPGVYVRVNHYIDWIYEKINESLLRF from the exons ATGTCCCCCTGGGCAGAACTTCGATGCCCACAGATTG CTTCTACTTTCAATTCTTCCGAGCTTCATGTCAGCGATATACTGTGTCCTACCGGAGCGAATGGTCTTTTTGTTCATCCCTTCGATCAGACCAAGTTCCTCAATTGTAAGGACGGAAAGGTGGCCGTTCAGGGCTGTCAGTCCGGAAATGTGTTTAGCATATCGAAGGGGTATTGTCATTTGAAATCTCAGTTGATCCTCAATGACTACGTCACTTATACTATCTCTGAGATCAGCTACGAGTTTT CTCTGATACTAACTGCATGTCCTAACGGACTAGAAGGCCTCCATCTCTATCCTTATGATGCTGGGAAATATGTCCGATGCTTCGCTAGTGGCCAAATGTCCATCCTCGAGTGTGGGCCGCAGAATGCTTTCAGTCTGTCGCAAAGAGATTGTCGGCCGCGTCGTCAAGTTCGCAGTGGAGATCGGGTCAGGTTCTGGGAGGAAATAGAAGTTCAGACGACCACTACTGTCAGTTATCTAGACAGTCATGGGCCAACAGTTCTGTCCTCGCTCAGATCTTGTCCCCTCAACCTTCAAGGCAACTATCCATATCCCTTCCATGCGGGTCACTTTGTAAAGTGCCAAAATGGGCTTCTCCAGGTAGAATGTTGTCCATCTGGCTTCGTTTTCAGTCTCTCCAAACGCGCGTGTGCTGCTCGTCATCTCCTCTCTGCGCATGAATACCTGGATTATTCCTACCTCAGCGTTGAGTTCTCCA CTGAATTTATGCATGATTTCACAGCTGTTGCATGTCCTCCGCAGAGCAGGGGATATTATCTGCATCCCTTCGACTGTACCAAGTATCTGAAGTGCCTCGATCAGCAGACTGCCATCGAAAGCTGCCAGCAGGGCCTGGTGTTCAGCATCTCCCTGCAGAGATGTGTTTCCAAGGATCAACTGGCAGCAAACTACGACAGCGTGGAGTATCTATGGGAGGCGCAGCACGAACCAAGTGAAGACGGCGCAGGACGACAGTCATATGGAAAAAACCTGAATGTAAACGGCTATGCTTCATGTCCACCGGGTGCTTTTGGACTTCAAGTCCATCCCTTCGACTGCACCAAGTTCCTGAATTGCGCCAATGGTCAGACCTTCGTTGAAAGCTGTGGGCCAGGAACAGCATGGAGCACTGCCAGCAGCACCTGTGATTTTGCCTTTAAAGTGGACTGCAGTGGCAGGAGTGCTTCGACGGTCCTCAATCCATCAGCGCATACTAAAACAAGTAAAACGACAGCCCACTTGAGTGGTCCAGAGCATATTTACGAACCCACACAGCCTTCTT CCGACCCTTTCACTGCAGTGGAGACGAATCCAAGCGATCTCCTGTGCCCTGCGGGAGTGGATGGTCTCTTTGTCCATCCCTTCGATCAGACCAAGTTTCTCAATTGCAAGGCCGGAAAAGTGGCCGTTCAGAGCTGCCAGCCTGGCTATGTGTTCAGCATATCCAGGGGGTATTGCCAGCTCAAGTCCCAATTGGTTTACTCCGACTATGTGACATACATTACCTCGGAGATCAGCTACGAGTATT CTATGATCCTATCCGCTTGTCCTGGTGGCACCGACGGACTCCACCTCTATCCCTACGATGCTGGCAAATATGTCCGATGCTCTGCTAGCAAGATGACCATTCTCGCCTGTGAGCAACAGATGGCCTTCAGTCTGTCGCAGAAGGCTTGCCGGCCGCGCAGTCAGCTGAACAGTGAAGATCGCGTCAAGTTCTTGGAGGAACTGCAGGTTCAGACTACGTACAGCTATCAAGACAGTCAGACACTGCAATCTCCACTCAGATCGTGTCCACGAAATCTCCAAGGCAACTATCCATATCCCTTCCATGCGGGTCACTTTGTAAAGTGCCAAAATGGGCTTCTCCAGGTAGAGGGTTGTCCATCGGGTTTCGTCTTCAGTCTCTCCCAACGCGTGTGCGCGGCGCGTCATCTCCTCTCTGCCCATGACTTCCTGGATTACGTATATCTCAGTGGCCAGTTTTTGA CGGACTTCATGCAGGACCTCACAATGATCACGTGTCCTCCCCGAAGCCAGGGCTATTATTTGCATCCCTTTGACTGCACCAAGTATGTAATCTGCTGGGATCAGCAGACCGCCATCGAGAGCTGCAAGCAGGGTGAGGTCTTCAGCATCTCACAGCAGATCTGCGTGGCCAGGGACAAGGTAACGGCGTCCTACGATCGCGTCGAgtatctgggcgagacacagCATGAATTGAGCGAAGAGGCCGAATCAGAACAGCCCTTGCCGGGAAGGGGCTTCCCACATGACGGAGGATATCAGCCACAACATTCAGGACTTCCACTTGACGGAAGGTACCAGCCACAACGATATGTACCTGTATTTGGCGGAGGAAATCAGCCATCGCTGGGGAGCATCATTCCACAGGCTGCAGGATATCCGCCACAAGCACAACCAACTGGACCGGCCTTTGACGGAGGATACCAGCAATCGCAGGGCAGGGGCTTCCCACAAGAAGGAGGCTACCAGCCAGCGCCTGCTGCTTTGATGTGTCCGCCCAGAGTGACCGGCCTGTTCCCAAATCCCTTCGATGCCATGGGCTATCTTCATTGCATGGAGGGTCACACTCTGACACGGAGATGTTCGACCACCGATGTCTTCAGCATTTCTCGCGGCTTTTGCGTGCCCCATCAGCAAGTGGCCAGCGGGGATCGCATACCGTATAACCAGCAGAGGTCCGTGGAGGAGGATGCCT TTGTGAGATGTCCCACGGGGGCCAGTGGGAACTTTGTCTATCCTTTCGACTGCGCGAAGTTCCTGAGCTGCGGGCCAAACGGAATGATCCTGACGAGCTGTCCGGCAGACCAATATTTCAGTGTACGCCGTGGTCTGTGCCAGCCCAAGGAGCAAGTGATGCGTGAGGATCGCCTCTACACGAACAGCGAGCTACTGATCATCTACGAGTGGACGCAGCAAATGAAAGCCGAGGGAGTAAAAACCGTCTGTCCCGTGGGAGTCAGTGGATCCCTGCCACATCCGAGGATTTCCAGCAAGTTCATCAGATGCCAGCCGGGCCTGGCCGAAATCTACGACTGCCCGAGTGGACAGATTTTTAGTATTTCCCGTCGATTGTGTGGGCCGGACGCAGAGATGCCAAGCCACGATCGCTGCGATTATATCGtggggggggaaggggaagccTCTTATGGGTGGAGGGATCAGCTTAATG ACAATCGCCAGTCAAAATCCTACGAGACAGCCGGCCAGGATCAGTGGGGAAACCGGTATGTGGCCAGGACAACGACCACAGTGGTTGGCGACGGCGATCGCTGGAGGGATATGAATATGCAGCGCCCTCCTGGCATCGGCTTCCAGCACAGTCCACAGTATCATGCCAATCCTTCGCAGGGTTGGTCCGGTCAGGGCAGCTCCTACGACCATCGATCCCCCACCCAGAGTGTGCTCTATGTGGAGGGATCCCTTCAGCTCAACCGTAATTATCCTACATCTAAGACTCCTCTGGCACCCATGGTGCCTAGCGCTCCTCTGGCACCCACCACTCCTGGTCAGGTGTTCTACGCCGAACGTGTTGAGAAGGAAGCAAACCCGCGAGGACAGGCTCCAGGATCTATTGATACAACGGGGTACAACTTCAGCCCCAGTGTCGAACACGGCTCACCGACCAACAGATGGCAGCCCATTCCCCCAAAACAAACACCATCAATGCCTCCACTTGCTCCTCTTGGTGGACAACAAACCCTAGAACTTGATTATAAGCCTGACAATCCACCGACTTACAATCAGTATCAGCCTAGTGGAAGGGAATCCCATTTCAGAGCTCATTTAGCAGAACAGCGACCTTTTGAAAGGGAACACCCATCCGGAACCCCCTTAGCAGGACAGCAACCAATCGATTTGGGTTACAGTCCCGAATCTTTTCCCAATCAACAGAAACCACAAGATCCTCAGACCTATCCGAGACTACCCAGTCAGGGATTGCTTCCACCTAATCACGATTCTGATCAGCTGCCTAGTGAATCACATCAGATAGGAACCCGTTTCAATCCAATTGCCTCTCTGCAGCCCCATTTACCCAGCCCCAATGAGAGGCCCAGCTATCGGGGAGCTCCTTCCGATGAATCGAATCTTTATGGGGGACTACTGCCGCCCAACCCCAGTCCCCCTATACCCACGCAGTTACCCACAACAAAGACGCCCTCGAAGCTGCACACGTATCCCATTTATCCGCACATAGGCAATGCGTCGGTGCCACAGAGTGCCAGTCATCCGCACTACAGTCCCTCGTATGCGGGCATATCCCATTCGCGTAATGCCTCCTGGGCCAAGGGGTCAGTGATAACCAGTACGACGACAGCTCGAACTGACGACTCCGACGATCTGCTCGTTGCTGAAGACAATTTTGAATATGAGGAGATAGATTTACCAACAGAGGCGACTACAAGCGAGAGAAGTGGGCTGGCGCCGCCTCCCTTTAATCATCAGTTTTATAGTCCTCCCAAGAGTCTTTCCTCGCAAGCCTCCACACCGGCTGATCCAGTCTCCCAACTGGCCATCAGTGAGGCTCTGAAGCTTATGCTACGTCCTTACTTCAATCACAGTGGCAATGCCCAGGAGAGACAGGCCAAGCAGGCAGAATCGGCGATAGTCTCTGTGATTAGCAAACCTTTAACGAGCACTAGCCCTACAACGACTACGAGCACTACAACAATAACTTCAATACCTGAAAGAATAGCTACCACAACACCCAATCCAGACGATGACGCCGAACTGATTAAAGCCGGGGAACAGGAGAGCTTGGACCTAACTGACGACTACTCTGTTTTTCCAGATGCCGGGGAAACGGCCCGAACCGAGCAGACCATAGATCCCACCACGTACCAATCCCCGACTGACTTCCATCGGAGCACCCGCAGAGCGGAAATCGAAACAACCACAATCAATTGGCACGCGTCCGGTCACAGTCGTGACTTCCACAGACGCCATCCAAATCTCCTCGATCCGCTCTCCCTCCAAAAACACAACCATCCTCCCCCTAACTCTCATCACCACAATCCACACAGACACCACGAGCACAGCCCCGATTTCCATCGTCGTCATCCGGAGATGCCCAATCCGTTCCCTAAAAAGGAAACCTTACCCGAATGGGAACTTCCCGAACATCAGCAGCCGGAGAAGGAGACCGACTGGAAGCTGATGACCAATCCGAATGCCGAGTCTGTCACATCCAGAATAGATGTGCGAAGCTTCTTCAATGAAACCTGCGAATTCGATTGCCAGAACGGAATCTGCGTGCCGCAGGACTCCGTCTGTGATGGCTTTAACCACTGTGGAAATCGCCTAGACGAGAGCAACTGCAATCACTTGGGCTACGAGGTGCGTCTGACCGGCGGAGAGATGCCGCACATGGGTCGGATATCAGTCAAAA TCAATGGCCAGTGGGGCTATGTGTGCGATGACAAGTTCGGACTAAGGGACGCCGATGTGGTGTGCCGGGAGCTGGGCTACAAGTTGGGTGCCCAAGAGGTTCGCGGTAGCTCCTTTTATGCTCCTGCCGATCAGAACTTCAACTACGCCATGGACGAGGTCGAGTGCCAGGGCAACGAAACGATGCTGAAGGATTGCCACTTCAAGGGCTGGGGCGTCCACAATTGTGGAGTCGATGAGGTGGCCGGCGTTGCCTGCAAGGTCCCCATGATGAAGTGTCCGAACAACTACTGGCTCTGTCAGACCTCCAAGGAGTGCATACCGCCAGCCTTCGTTTGCGACCATACTGCGGACTGTGCAGATAAGTCGGACGAAAGCCCGACCGTTTGTCAG GCTCCTGTTGAGTTTCGTTTGGAGGGAGGTCGCAGCTCCAATGAAGGCCGACTGGAAGTCAAATACCATGGCGTGTGGGGTAGCGTGTGCGATGATGACTTCAACTTAAAGTCTGCCCAGGTGGCATGCAATTCCTTGGGCTACTATGGACCAGCG AAACTGGAGAATAACATCTTTGGCCATGGAAACGGACCCATTTGGCTGGATCAGGTGATGTGCTTTGGCAATGAGAGCAGCATCGACAAATGCAGCCACTGGAACTGGGGCGACCACAACTGCAATCACACCGAGGATGTGGCCCTGCATTGCTCGGCAGGACCACCTCCTCGATCAGCAAGCCGCCTCAAAGCGCTGAAGCAGGGTGAATCAGGGAAAAGTGCAGCCCTGTCCTACTCCGACATTGGCCTGTGGGAGCGGTCCAGCCGTGCCATGCGCTCTCCTCGCCGCTGTGGAATCTTCAAGGACGATTTGTCGGATGAGTATGCTCATAGCGGGGAGCGTGTGGTGAAGGGAAAGACAGCGCGTCGGGGTCGTCATCCGTGGCAGGCCACCATTCGAACACGAGGACGTGGCGGTATCTCCAGTCACTGGTGCGGGGCCGTGGTGATCTCCAAGCGCCATCTACTCACAGCCGCCCACTGTCTCTATGGCAACGCAAAGGATGCGTACTTTGTGCGGGTGGGAGATCACTATGCCAACATTGCCGAGTCCTCCGAGGTGGACACTTTCATTGAGAAGTGGTACACGCACGAGAAGTTCCGCGACGGCACTCACATGAACAACGACATCGCTGTGGTGGTGCTGAAGCGTCCCCTGAAGTTCAGCGACTATGTCCAGCCCATCTGTCTGCCGGACAAGAATGTGGTTTTCCAAGGCAATCGAAATTGCACAATTTCCGGCTGGGGCTCTATCAAATCTGGAGTTTCCA CTCCTTCTCAAGTACTGAGATCTGCGGAGCTGCCCATTTTGCCTGATGAAACCTGCAAGCAATCGAAAGTCTATGGCTCAGCCATGTCCGAAG GTATGTTCTGTGCTGGTTCTATGGACGAGAGTGTAGATGCCTGCGAGGGCGACTCTGGCGGTCCGCTCGTCTGTTCTGATGATG ATGGTGAAACCTTGTATGGCCTCATATCGTGGGGCCAGCACTGCGGCTACATAAATAGACCAGGTGTCTATGTCCGTGTGAACCATTATATCGATTGGATCTACGAGAAGATCAATGAGAGCTTGTTGCGATTTTAG